The sequence TGTTAGAGTGGATCTGCCTATGCTATTGGGTCTCACCTCCAGCAGCGAGTCTCTGCACGAAAGCCGCTGGTGTTCTTGTCTCCCCCAATCAAATAGACAAAGTTGTTCAGCACAGCGATACCTTGGTTGGACATGCGGGGGGCCTGTGCAGCCGTGAGTGTCCTCCACTCACCCCAGCTAGGGTGATAGACCTGGAACAATTCTTCGCTCTCAGTCAGTGAGCCAGAGGAGAACATACCTCCGAAGCCAAGGATGCAGTTGAAGTTGGAACGGGGCTGGGTGAGGGGGCCCTGCAGGATGGGCTGCCAAAGCTCCTGCTCATGGTAACGCAGTGCAGCTGCCACCAGGTCCTTCAGTGTACACTGATTCAACCGTCCAAACAGTCTCTGCAACACCTGTTTGTCCATGAGGCAGAAACGCACTGCCTCGAGCATCCTCAGATTGtcctgggggagggggagaatgAGTAATGGTGCAGAACAGTCTGTTCCACACATCCCTACACAAAGGCCCATCTGAGTTTGTTCATCCATCAATACAAGCCTGGTGGTCAAACGTGACACAGCTTTCAAAGTTATTGGATTTTCATGTAATACAAAATGGCCAGCGGAGGGCATGCATTCTTTTACTGCTTCTGATTTTCGGCAGTACTATAGGCAAACAGCCTCAAATGTCTCAAAGCGAGTGGCTGACTAACCGGCTGGCCTTACCTGGAGGGACACCTGGTCTGTCTCCACCTGCTCTGGGCTGTAGTGGTAGTGCAAAGCTGCCTCGTACACCTCGTTCTCTGAGCTGACCTCCAGCTCGTCACTGCTCAGCACACTGAGGACCTTCTCTGGGGGAAGCTGGCGGTACACGTCTGTGCGAGAGAATGTCTGAATGTTCCTCAGGATGTAGGAGTGCACCTTGGCCCCCAGCTGCTGCAGCCCATACACATCAGCCAGCTTGTCAACTTCCAAGATGTTGCTGTCATCCAGCCAGGAAAAGAGGAAGTCACAGCAAAAGCCAATAACCTCCTCAATCTACAAAATATTAAATCCAAAGGTCACCGGGGGATACAGCCCAAGACATATGACTTTGATCCAAAGGACACAAAAAAAAGAACATACCTGTACAAGAGTGGCAGCAACCAGGACCTCCTGCACGTTGTCCAGGTCTAGCTCAAGCTCCGATGTGTAGATGAAGTCCAGAAGTTTGGTCATGGCAGTGTAGGTCACCCCATGCACTGGAATCTCTGTCAGCTGCGTCTCTCTGAGACCTCCAGCAAACATCCCTCTGGATAAAACACAAGCAGGGTTAGGGGAGAAATAGCCTCTCCCCAAAGTGAGACGAGGGGAGAACTGACTAAAGTCTTGCAGATGGAAAATAGTGTCAGGCAAACTGGCCTACCTGAAGTAGTCACATGCGGCAGCCAGGAGGATACGATGGGCTTGGATGGGCTTGCCCTCCACCATGAGCACTACGTCAAACAGGATGCCACCCTGCCTCAGGCcaaacagcccatccaacaggCTGCGGGAATGGGCACAACTTCGATATGTCTGGCGGCCACATTGACCAGATGAGCTGGTGGGGCTCCCCATTTGGTTCAGCTCCCCATCATCGGCCATTGCTGATTATTCCTTGTCTCACATTAGGCACACTAGTACTAGCTAATACTCACTCTTCCCATGATGTTTCACATGCTGATGTGGTTGGGAGAGATGAAACATGAAAGGGAAAAATAAACGATCATGTAGCTACAGTttcataactagctagctaacaccccATGCACACAACATCATACTAGATACTGCTTCCATTTATAATCATATATTAGGCCTATCTGAAGATCTAGCAAGACGAATGTAAAACACGAATTacactggtagtagtagtgtgacaGACCACCAAGTTAATAGCTAGTTATCTAGATAGTGAATAACAGTTAGAATGTACTTCTTATATGACTAGCTATATTGAATTCCTATATTCCTCTCCGATACCCATCACGACACGAACATACACAGACATCACGTGACAAATGGTATAGCTACCCAAATATGGTctagctatatactgtatactacctaGCTAGTTCATGAGTCATTATTACACAAGCACGCTGTGTAGCAGAACTCTCGAAAAACAGACGTTTTCAAAGtagcagcaagctagctagctaacatgaacACAGCTCTGCACGGCTTCTGCAATTGCATGTCGGTTGAAAAATAGTTAAGTTGTTTTCACTTTCGATTAGTTGAAACTAAAGCAATATTACAATTTGAACAATGTGGTTAAATAACTAGggtgaaaaacaaacaaaatacctAGCTTGCCAGCCGTGTTTACTGTTCCTTTCAGGTATTCATGGGCCCATTTCTTGTGAGGTCATTTCCGTCTACAATATTATTTCTGCGCGCACTAATGTCAGTAAAGCATGACTATCTTAAATGTTTGTTTTACAGAAATAATGCATATCGTACCGATTGTGCTGGATTTCACAGTGATTCGTGCTAATGTTGTGAAAGAATATGAGGAGGGGAGACTGTCACCTGCGCACTATACAGGGTATTATGTAATGTGAGTAGGCTTGTCTGAAATGTAAATTAAGCGACACAATATGTGACTGTCTCACTGAGATATAAAAGCACGGATAGCCTACAGGAAATTTACTTATTGTATGTGGCAGATGCGGAATAAATGTAATGTATGCCCATTAGTTGACTTACCAGAAGAGGACGCTCTTTCCTCAAACAAATGTCCTTCCTCTCTATCAACCCTGTGTTCATGTCAATGGGTGTGTTCGAGCATTAAGCCTAGACAAAAATTGTCAGTGAAGTCGGAGCTGCAGCTGTGACTGCCGAAAGTAGGACACTAGTGATTTTCCAACAGCAAACCTCAAATCAACATTGTTGATAAAAGTGCTTCTTTATAAATGTCGAATTAAACTTTTCTATCACCCCATaccacacactcacaaactgaaaaCATAATGTGTGTACAATTTATTGGTTAGAGATGATTTGTATACCTTGTAGCTTCAGAATAGGGGcaaagttggttcctgtttcagtcacgTTTTTAGCCACGTTCGCATGCGTCAAACAAAAACCCAACTGCTCCTTTTGATTGGATCTTTTTGACTCCATGAtttgcatactgctactactgcttttTGAACTCCAGACAACGATTATCTGTGGATAAATTAGAAAACATTCTGTGAAGATGTTAATCCCTCACTGCAGGAACAATAGGTAGTGAGGAGAGCGACTCATTTTTCATGTTTTTTCATCCATTTCTATGCACTACTGAACGAAGACCCGTTTAGGAGCCAAATGAACTACTCTTTTAGGTGAACGTATCCAAAAGATCCAGCTCATCGAAAAGACTTGGAATGCCCATCCCTAAAAAAATACTAATAATTGGTTGACAAGTAGTGCATCCCATAATGCAGGTGATGGCTGCATGGTAGCGACTTGAAGGTGACTTCATCAGAATCtgcatgacctttgatcacatgatttttgtaaagttcatgTAGTCAACGAGTAGTCGGATGTCGgacaattttttttgtccataatgcaacacactttgaaaggtgGCGACCAACGATGCTCAACGTCTTGACAAAAGTGATCCGCTCGAATGCGCCCAATGGCTCTATTTtagacagggatttttttttagATTCTACCCATTTACTGCAGAATTTCCACAGAAATGTTCACAGAATGACATGCTTTGTATGATCACATGATGGAAGTCTGTTGGAGTGAACATCTGTGGATTTAACTCTTGTTTTTGTTACAAATGTAATTTAAAGAAAGACTGACATTTAGCTAGATAATTTCCAAAGAAAGAACCTGTTGCTTACAGCAAATATGGTGGTACAGTTATTGTGGACTGTAATCAACCTGGCAACTTTGTATGGCAAATGATATTCACATCCATGTTTACTGTGTTATGAATACCAATGTTCCCAGCTGCCTCCATTGGATTCAAGACAGAAGTTGCCATTTCTATTTCACATCCAGAGTTCAGACTATATCCCTTGAGATCTCATCAAGTTCCCACAGAGCTAAAGGTTCATTCTATATATGTCACATCCTCAATCTCTCATGACAGATATGTTCTGTAATTTCCATTTTACTGATCAATGTAACTGGAGAGAGATTTATTAATGTTTTATTTGAATGGTCAGTCAGTGGTCATGGTCAGTCAATGCAATGTTTATAATGATAATGATTAACAATATGGCCTATACACAATCTGAATTCATAAGTGCAATATCAATACTGCATGTATTAGTCATACTGTATGTTGGAGCACAAATGTAAATAAATACTTTTAATTTCAGAAAGATTTTATCAAACTGTTTAGACATTGTATGTTGTTATAGCTTGATAATGAGAGCTCAGCTCTGCACAAGCTCATACAGAGGTTTCCTAAGGCTGCTTGTCCTGTTGTATCAAGGTATTAATGGTTTGGTTTTACAATCTCATTCATCTTCTGGGGAAGCTTTCATTTACATACAGTTTACATTGTTTCCTGACATGTGAGACAGACATTTTCCAACTGATTTGGCATGATCCATCATTTAGTTCTAGCCCTCAAACAAAGTCCTCATCTGGTATATTTCTTTCTTCAGCACATGTTCCTATGCTTACTTTATTCTTAGTTTAAGCATGTATCAATGTAATCACAGCTCTTATCAGTTGTATTACCATTCATTTTCCCATGACCTTGATTATGCCATTGCTTTCCCAGACATAATGCTATTTATACTCCGTCCTATGTCCTATTCTTGTGTGTTATGCGAGAGAGTTAGTACACTGGCAAAATTAAACCATTGGTTAATCAGGAACAGAATCACCAATGACAGAAGGGTACATGATTTTGTCAACATGAGGCAATTGTaatctgtttgtctgtgtgtcaaTTGTCAGGTTATCTTGCAGTGAAATTAGAACAAATGATGTTTCACAAAGAGACATTTATAATGTATTTTCCAAAGATAACCATTGCTCCATTCATCCTGATTGTGAAATGTTGGCTCATTATGTTCAGCCTCTGACTACGCTCTGTGGTTTACAAAGATGGATGGCAATCCAAAGGTTTGCTGTATCAGGAAGCACAAACATTGTATGCTACATGTAAACAGTTATGATTATTAAATGCTCACTGGTTTGAAATAATGACACcttcattttatttttgtacagcacagtacacaacaccatacacgttGGTGGTCTTCAATTGTTGGTGGTCTTCAATCTTATCAGCACACTGGTTGGTTCTCTGTCTCATTTGATCCATTTCCTTCCCACCTCTCGTCCTCTCACTGTAACAGCTTGACACAGTCTTCTGTGTCACCATCTATAGTTGTAGGAAGAGAGGCCCGAGGTAACAGAGGGCATTGCAAAGTATCCTGTCAACCAATATTCCAGCCAATAGACCCACAGGCAATGTGGTAGATGTTATTCATAGATTCGAGATGGCTTGAGTTGGCCCACAAAAATCCATGTCACATTAATAAATGATGTTATGCTGATTGCATTGAAACTGAAAGGTGAAGCTGATGCAGCTCCACTGGATGGATCTGCCTTCCTCACAGGTGGTTGATTGAACAGTGCTTGAATAATTACTTTAGAATTATATGGGTTGACATTGGTCCTGGCATGGCTGTGTCAAACACTTCAGCAAAATAAAGTAATTCTGAAAGTCAGACTACTATGTTATCATGGCGTTTTGCTTCTCCCTCGTCTTACTGTTTTATTTGACTTGAGAGAATGTGGACAGGTTGTTGTTGTCGGGCCTGTCTCAAGGTCACATGTCTGGTAGAGTCATTAATGAGAGTACAGTCCAACCAAGCTGGGAAAAATATCATCAGTTGTCAGGAAGGGCAGTTCAGCTTGTGTACAGATGCAGTTGTTATTGGAAAATAACTGTACAAGTGAAAGCTATAGGAACAGTGAGCCAGAGATCAATTACATTCAACTTCAAGGCTATTTATTTGGCAGATGCTTTCCAACAAAATAAGCCATTGTTTGAGCTATTAACTGCCAATTGCTTTGCAAAATGTTCAACATTTTCTGCTGGAACTACTTCAAAACGTATCTCTTGCAACCATGTGGATAATGAATACCTACTGTATAGAATGCCCTTCAGCCAATCAGATTTGATTATTTAACAAAGTTATGGTATAAGAATATAATGGCGCTATAGAGACTGTAAAGTGTCTGTCACTGTTCACAAAGTGTAAATTCTGGAAATAAAGGGGTGGTTTccaggacacagattaagcctaatccAGGACAAAAAAGCATTTTAATGGAGAATCATCATTGATCtcgctttttagtccaggattaggattaatctgtgtctgAGAAAACAGCCCAAAAAGTTAATCTATTCATAATAGGCAACTACGGCATGCAAAGAAAATGATCAATTTCACATAATGATTGTCTGTCAAAACTGTATTGTATTGCTATCATCAGGTCCTCAAGCCTTTACGAGTTCTGGAGAAAATAGTAGAGGAGTCTGCAGCATCACCTGCCAGTTAAAGATACAATAGAAAGTAATGAGGCGTATTACTAAGGCTTGTTGAAAGGCGGGTGAACCAACCGTGCTTTCCTCTACAACACGGTGCTACTATATTTCAGTATTTGACTGTGAAGTCTGAGGAACTGGCAGATCTGTGGACAATACAACTGATTAGCACAGGAGAGGTGGGTAACAGCACTGCCATTCAAACACAGTCTTCAAGCCATAGAAGATGGTTTCCATGCAAACTAGTCACCCGTGTACATGAGAGTTGGCATAAGGACCCAGTATTACTGTACATTAGAACCCATGTTCAATATCAATCAGTCACTGAACCTGCCAACCATCTCTACTTTTAAATGTTATAACGTCTTGTGTATCTgaagatcagtggaggctggctcataataatggctggaatagagtcaatggtatttgataccattccacttattctgctccagccattacatcgagcctgttctccccaattaaggtgccaccaacctcctgtgctgaaGATCCATATTTGAAAGTCATTGACCTGGTCCACTGATGATTTTAGAAAATAGGTCTAGTCTAGTGCTCATTTGTTTCACGGAGTGGAATGATTGGAATGAATAAACAGAGCCCAATATGCTTTACAATGGACCAATTTTCTTCTCTGTGGTGGTGTAAATCAGAGGAATGGTTGGGTAGAGACTGAAGTATGACCCTGGCAGCTGCAAATTTGCTGTGGCTGCTCGGTGATTACGAATGTGTAATCAATTCTCCTCCACAACGAGATCCTATAATAAAACAGCTCAGAGGACCGGTGTTTGATGAAGCCTACTCTGTCTCAGCTGGCTTTCTCCGAGTGATACATCATTCTCTCCCTCCAAGTTATAAACTGTGGGCTTTTCCTCCTCTTTTACTGGGCCATATCAGTCTTGACTTGGACAGATGCTTTTGCTACATTTGTCATTGTCATAAATCATTGTGTAAAAACAACTTCTGTTTATCACGGGTATTCTTCTGGAAATAGCTATGGTATctgtttaaaaaaacatttacagtTTTTTGTTCCATGTTTAAACTATTGGAATTACTTATCTCTTTAAACTAAATTCACAAAAAGTCAGTTCAAGTAAATATTTGAAACAATGTCTGACCTGAGTGTTTTTGACACAAGCCATCATGCAGAACTATGGCAGCTCACAGGCTCCAGATGATAGAAATAACAGTACTGCTGTCTtagtctctctgctgtgtgtgctcCTTTGGTTAGCTTAGAGGTCAGTAGCAGAGGTTAGTGTCAGCTTTGGAAAGGCTAGGACATTTCCATGACTCACAGCAAGCAGAGTCAAAGCCAGGAGAGGGGCAACTGTAAAGATCAGAGCCATCGAATGTAAGAACGCACAAACACTTCCAACAACAACAAGCTTGATGGCTCATGGTGAATATATTCACGTCTGAGGAACTTTGTGGGATTGTCTACTCCGTCCCCTCTTGTAGTATTTCGTAGAAGATAATCAGATTGTCAAGTGAGGAAGAAGACAAGGTTTTGACACTACTTTAGCAAACCTAACACAATTTTAAATCTAATCGCTGGCGGTAGCACTATAGGTCTGGGGAgtgtctgtcacgacttccaccgaagtcggctcctctccttgttcgggtggcgttcggcggtcgacgtcactagccatcgccgctccatttttcattgttccatttgttttgtcttgttccccgcacacctggtttacattccctaatcacattgtatatatatattcctctgttccccccatgtccttgtatGGAATTGTTTTTGTTACATGTTCAGTGTGCCACGCCAGGCTGGTTGTTTCCCCCCTGGGTATTCTTGTGTAACCCATAGGAGGTTAGATTATTACGTTTGTTTTTTCTATTTTGCTTTTGGATGGAGGTTTGACGCTGTTGCGTCCGTTTGTTGTGCTTCTGCCCAAATAAAGAGTGCGCCTgctcacaactctctgctctcctgcacctgacttcaacaCCAGTTGCGCATACGCTGACAGAATTCCACACcacccatggagtcagcaggagcaggtaccccggttagAGGAGTCGAGGAACGTGCCCGAGAACACTCGGCGATGCTGCAACATCTCGGCGCCACGATTGATtgcgttgtccagaccatggaccgctgggagagacagggagtctctcctGCGCCTCGACCAGCACAACCAGGGGTATCTCTACCCGTCCCTCCTGGATCCGatcccagtgggatgcgtctctcccttcccagggagtatgatgggacggcagcacggtgccaggggttcctattacagctggacctatacctggccactgttcacccagctccctcgggaagggagagggtgtccgccctcgtctcatgcctctcggggagagctctggagtgggcaaacgccgtgtggggagaaggagatgcggcgttggaccacttcgaAGAGTTCACCGGctcttccacctgaggcaggggacgaggagcgcccagaaATTTGCCCTAGAATTCTGGACTTTGGCCGCCGGagcaggatggaacgacagggcccttatcGACCACTACCGATGCAGCCTGCGTGAGGACGTCCggtgggagttggcctgcagggatgccaccatcacctttgaccaactggtggatctgtccatccggttggataacctgctggtaaCCCGCGGATGTCCAGAGAGGGTTCTGTCGGTTCCATCTTCCAGCCCCCCTGCTCcagtgcccatggagctgggaagGGCTGCACTTAtggaggctggaggaggggccttcacgtgcaccatctgtggccgcagagggcacactgccggtcggtgccgggttggtccctctgggagtcgaggcagcaggcagggctctctggcgtcaccccaggtgagtaggcaccactctcatccagagccctctgttgatCACCTGTTTGTTCATGtttgttttcctgagttttccccgcataaggcgctcgtcgattcaggcgcggctgggaattttatcgacagagcgttCGCCTTTagtttagggagtcccattgttcctgtggttagacctttcccggtacacgctctggatagtcgaccattagggtccgggttaattagggaagccaccatctccctggccatggtGACGCGGGGGagtcacgaggagagaatcagtctcttcctcattgactctcctgcgtttctcgtggtactaggccttccctggttggctcgtcatgaccccaccatttcatggcaacagagggctctaacggggtggtcgcgagagtggtcggggaggtgtgtaggggtttccgttggtgctaccatgGTGGAAAATCCAAActaggtctccaccgtgcgcatctccccagaatatgctgatttggctcttgccttctccaaaaagaaggcgactcaattaccacaccatcgacggggggattgtgcgataaatctcctggtagacgctgcacttcccaggagtcacgtgtatcccctctcgcAAGCGGAgatggcggctatggagacatatgtctctgaatccatgcgtcaggggtacattaggCCCTCCagttcacccgcctcctcgagtttctttttcgtgaagaagaaggagggaggtctgtgccTGTGCATTCACtatcgaggtctcaatcaaatcacggtgaggtacagttactgGCTACCTCTCAtggccacggcgattgagtcaatgcacggggcacgCTTCTTTACTAAACTGGAtttcaggagcgcttacaacttGGTACATATCCAgtagggggacgagtggaagacggtgttcagtaccacctcagggcattatgagtacctcgtcatgccgtacgggttaattaatgctccatcagtcttccaatcctttgtagacaagattttcagggacctgcacgggcagggtgtagtggtgaatatcgatgacattctgatatactccgctacacgcgccgagcatgtgtccttggtgcgcagggtacttggacgactgttggagcatgacctgtacgtcaaggctgagaaatgcctgttcttccagcaggccgtctccttcctagggtatcacatttcatttacatttacattttagtcatttagcagacgctcttatccagagcgacttacagtagtgaatgcatacatttcatacattcatttttttgtactggccccccatgggaatcaaacccacaaccctggcgttgcacacaccatgctggcgttgcaaacaccatgctctaccaactgagccacagggatgggtggagatggagagtgaacaCATTTCAGCTGtgcataattggccgactcccaccacggtaaaggagatGCAGTGGTTTTtcgggtttgccaactactaccagagatttatccggggttttggccaggtggatg comes from Salmo salar chromosome ssa20, Ssal_v3.1, whole genome shotgun sequence and encodes:
- the klhl22 gene encoding kelch-like protein 22, with the protein product MADDGELNQMGSPTSSSGQCGRQTYRSCAHSRSLLDGLFGLRQGGILFDVVLMVEGKPIQAHRILLAAACDYFRGMFAGGLRETQLTEIPVHGVTYTAMTKLLDFIYTSELELDLDNVQEVLVAATLVQIEEVIGFCCDFLFSWLDDSNILEVDKLADVYGLQQLGAKVHSYILRNIQTFSRTDVYRQLPPEKVLSVLSSDELEVSSENEVYEAALHYHYSPEQVETDQVSLQDNLRMLEAVRFCLMDKQVLQRLFGRLNQCTLKDLVAAALRYHEQELWQPILQGPLTQPRSNFNCILGFGGMFSSGSLTESEELFQVYHPSWGEWRTLTAAQAPRMSNQGIAVLNNFVYLIGGDKNTSGFRAETRCWRYDPRHNTWCSIKPLQQQHADHCVCVLDGHIYAIGGRDYSNELECVERYDPHTNTWEYVAALRREVYAHAGAVLDGKMYVTCGRRGMAYLRETYCYDPQHNQWAACAEGPVERAWHGMAAVNGRVYVIGGSNDERGYRRDVLQVACYSPADNSWSVMTPLPAGHGEPGVAVLGSLIYILGGRSHDKSNRMKYVHMYNTEADLWESGTAFEDRISGLAACVVLLSRAVIDQAKNWEQRTKASWEEVDLDNSED